A genomic stretch from Scomber scombrus chromosome 8, fScoSco1.1, whole genome shotgun sequence includes:
- the tbl1xr1a gene encoding F-box-like/WD repeat-containing protein TBL1XR1a: MSISSDEVNFLVYRYLQESGFSHSAFTFGIESHISQSNINGALVPPAALISIIQKGLQYVEAEVSINEDGTLFDGRPIESLSLIDAVMPDVVQTRQQAYRDKMAQQQAAASAPASATGGNIAGNAKNGENTANGEENGAHALANNHADLMEVDGDVEIPQNKAMVLRGHESEVFICAWNPVSDLLASGSGDSTARIWNLSENSTSSSTQLVLRHCIREGGQDVPSNKDVTSLDWNSEGTLLATGSYDGFARIWTKDGNLASTLGQHKGPIFALKWNKKGNFILSAGVDKTTIIWDAHTGEAKQQFPFHSAPALDVDWQSNNTFASCSTDMCIHVCKLGQDRPIKTFQGHTNEVNAIKWDPTGNLLASCSDDMTLKIWSMKQDSCVHDLQAHSKEIYTIKWSPTGPGTNNPSANLMLASASFDSTVRLWDVERGICIHTLTKHQEPVYSVAFSPDGRHLASGSFDKCVHIWNTQTGALVHSYRGTGGIFEVCWNAAGDKVGASASDGSVCVLDLRK; this comes from the exons ATGAGCATTAGCAGTGATGAGGTCAATTTTCTGGTCTACAGATACTTACAGGAGTCAG GGTTCTCCCACTCAGCGTTTACGTTCGGTATAGAGAGTCACATCAGCCAGTCCAACATCAACGGTGCTCTGGTTCCCCCTGCTGCCCTCATCAGCATCATCCAGAAAGGCCTGCAGTATGTCGAGGCTGAAGTCAGCATCAATGAG GACGGCACGTTATTTGACGGGCGGCCCATCGAGTCTCTGTCCCTGATCGACGCGGTGATGCCAGACGTGGTTCAGACGAGGCAGCAGGCGTACCGGGACAAAATGGCCCAGCAGCAAGCCGCCGCTTCAGCACCGGCGTCGGCCACCGGAGGCAACATCGCCGGCAACGCCAAGAACGGAGAGAATACTGCCAACGGGGAGGAGAACGGAGCCCATGCCTTAGCTA ACAACCACGCAGACCTGATGGAGGTGGACGGAGACGTGGAGATCCCTCAGAACAAGGCCATGGTCTTGAGGGGTCACGAGTCAGAGGTCTTCATCTGTGCCTGGAACCCAGTCAGTGACCTGCTGGCATCGGG gtCCGGTGACTCGACGGCTCGGATCTGGAACCTGAGTGAGAACAGTACAAGCAGCTCCACACAGCTGGTCCTGAGACACTGCATACGAGAGGGAGGACAGGACGTTCCCAGCAACAAAGACGTCACCTCGCTAGACTGGAat agCGAGGGCACACTGTTAGCAACAGGCTCATATGACGGCTTTGCTAGAATATGGACGAAGGATG GTAACCTGGCCAGCACACTTGGCCAACACAAAGGTCCAATCTTTGCCCTGAAGTGGAATAAAAAAGGCAATTTCATCCTTAGTGCAGGAGTAGACAAG ACAACAATCATATGGGATGCTCACACAGGAGAAGCCAAACAGCAGTTTCCCTTCCATTCAG CTCCAGCACTAGACGTGGACTGGCAGAGCAATAATACATTCGCCTCTTGTAGTACAGACATGTGCATCCACGTCTGTAAACTGGGACAAGACAGACCCATCAAAACATTCCAGGGACACACA AATGAAGTAAATGCAATCAAGTGGGATCCCACAGGGAACCTGCTCGCCTCCTGTTCAGACGACATGACGTTGAAG ATCTGGAGTATGAAGCAGGACTCGTGTGTTCATGACCTGCAGGCCCACAGTAAAGAAATCTACACCATCAAATGGAGTCCCACTGGCCCTGGAACCAACAATCCCAGCGCTAACCTCATGCTAGCCAG TGCATCATTTGACTCCACAGTCCGTCTTTGGGACGTAGAGCGAGGCATCTGTATCCACACGCTGACAAAACACCAGGAGCCAGTCTACAGCGTGGCTTTCAGTCCTGACGGTCGGCATTTAGCCAGCGGCTCCTTTGACAAATGCGTGCACATCTGGAATACACAG ACAGGAGCCTTAGTCCACAGTTACAGAGGGACGGGGGGAATCTTCGAGGTTTGCTGGAACGCAGCAGGGGACAAAGTGGGAGCCAGCGCATCAGACGGATCT gtgTGTGTACTAGACCTTCGGAAATAG